The Desulfuromonas sp. genome includes a region encoding these proteins:
- a CDS encoding MBL fold metallo-hydrolase: MRVCLLASGSKGNAVYIETPESRVLIDAGLSARELSARLAGIGVDAADLDALLVTHEHQDHCRGVGPLARRFGLPVYLHPETRRALPRLGRIDDLREFEVGSEIVLRDLHVEAFPLTHDAASPVGFVLQAGEGKVGVATDLGIATRLVADRLRDCRVLILESNHDEELLRDGPYPWHLKQRIRGNHGHLSNGASAQLLEGLLWDGLEAIFLAHLSETNNDPRLAEDAAREVLGGQNLCGPQLHVGTQDRVSACFAA, translated from the coding sequence TTGCGCGTCTGTTTACTGGCCAGCGGCAGCAAGGGAAACGCTGTCTATATCGAAACCCCCGAGAGCCGCGTCCTGATCGACGCCGGCCTGTCGGCCAGGGAGCTTTCGGCCAGGCTGGCCGGGATCGGGGTGGACGCCGCCGATCTCGACGCACTGCTGGTCACTCACGAGCACCAGGATCACTGCCGGGGCGTCGGACCGCTGGCGAGGCGTTTCGGGTTGCCCGTCTATCTTCACCCCGAGACCCGCCGTGCGCTGCCCCGCCTGGGTCGGATCGACGATTTGCGCGAATTCGAGGTCGGCTCCGAGATCGTTCTACGGGACCTTCACGTGGAGGCCTTCCCCTTGACCCACGACGCCGCCTCCCCCGTGGGCTTCGTTCTGCAGGCCGGGGAGGGGAAGGTCGGGGTCGCCACCGACCTCGGCATCGCCACCCGGCTGGTTGCCGACCGCCTTCGGGACTGCCGGGTGCTGATTCTCGAATCGAATCACGACGAGGAGCTGCTGCGCGATGGACCCTACCCCTGGCATCTCAAGCAGCGCATCCGCGGAAACCACGGTCATCTCTCCAACGGGGCCTCGGCCCAGCTGCTTGAAGGGCTGCTCTGGGACGGTCTGGAGGCGATCTTTTTGGCTCATCTGAGCGAGACCAACAACGACCCCCGCCTCGCCGAAGACGCCGCCCGGGAAGTTCTGGGGGGCCAGAATCTCTGCGGACCGC